One window of the Pleurocapsa minor HA4230-MV1 genome contains the following:
- a CDS encoding ABC transporter ATP-binding protein encodes MAKLKLQNLHKKYRADVVPVKDISLEINDGEFLTLLGPSGCGKSTLLRLIAGLEAPTSGEVSIGGQNVNQAAPGDRNMAMVFQSYALYPHMTAAENIATALKLRKMPEAEIKRRVNEAAHKLELTSLLNRKPGQMSGGQRQRVALARALVRDPEVFLLDEPLSNLDALLREQVRAQMKQLFKEQNKPVVYVTHDQTEAMTLSSKVAVLNQGMIQQLDPPSRIYSHPANEFVASFVGSPQMNLLTLKCEGNSAFLGQYRFELPTMNNKPTTIVFGIRPEDVCLADAESAATIIGQAYLVEQLGKDNLVSVKIPDSEKTLRALLPSDRNWQDQTIPLAIQPHKIHWFDVATGDRL; translated from the coding sequence ATGGCAAAACTTAAATTACAAAATTTACACAAAAAATATCGTGCTGATGTTGTTCCTGTCAAAGATATTTCCTTAGAAATTAATGACGGTGAATTTCTAACTTTATTAGGGCCTTCTGGATGTGGTAAATCCACCCTGTTACGTCTCATTGCTGGCTTAGAAGCTCCAACTAGTGGGGAAGTAAGTATTGGCGGGCAAAATGTCAATCAGGCTGCTCCTGGCGATCGCAATATGGCAATGGTTTTTCAAAGCTATGCTCTCTATCCTCACATGACCGCAGCCGAAAATATTGCTACGGCACTAAAATTACGCAAGATGCCTGAAGCGGAAATCAAGCGTCGAGTTAATGAGGCAGCCCATAAATTAGAGTTAACTAGTCTACTTAACCGTAAACCAGGTCAGATGTCTGGTGGTCAAAGACAAAGAGTAGCCTTAGCTAGAGCCTTAGTGCGCGACCCTGAAGTATTTTTGCTAGACGAGCCGTTAAGTAATCTGGATGCCCTGTTGCGAGAGCAGGTGAGAGCGCAGATGAAACAGCTATTCAAAGAGCAGAATAAGCCTGTAGTATATGTTACTCACGATCAAACCGAAGCCATGACTCTCTCTAGCAAAGTAGCAGTATTGAACCAAGGCATGATTCAACAGTTAGATCCTCCTAGTCGTATCTATTCCCATCCCGCCAATGAATTTGTTGCTAGCTTTGTCGGTAGTCCGCAAATGAATCTGTTAACCCTAAAGTGTGAGGGAAATAGCGCGTTCCTCGGTCAATATCGATTTGAATTACCAACTATGAATAATAAGCCAACTACAATCGTTTTTGGTATTAGACCTGAAGATGTCTGTCTAGCTGATGCCGAATCAGCCGCAACAATTATCGGTCAAGCATATCTGGTAGAGCAACTAGGCAAAGACAACTTAGTTAGTGTAAAAATACCAGACTCGGAAAAAACGCTTAGAGCTTTATTGCCTAGCGATCGCAACTGGCAAGACCAAACGATCCCTCTAGCGATCCAACCCCATAAAATCCACTGGTTTGATGTTGCAACAGGCGATCGCCTTTAA
- a CDS encoding caspase family protein yields MLKDALVVGINSYQAEGLRNLQASAEDAEAIARILEQHGEFNIQRLPEAITRDTKKPYIGKEIQVSLTQLQDALIKLFNPQGRNIPDTALFYFSGHGIRSTSGITEGFLASSNVDPNQRFYSLSLQWLRRLLQESPIKQQIIWLDCCHSGELLNFNEADPGDVGQARDRSFIAASREFEQAYEDLGDRYSVLTKVLLEGLDPTRCPQQWITNISLVDFIDKNLKNATQRPIYSNFGAPIDLTRTLTATETITQTQATTEICPYKGLQYFESDDADYFYGREELTDTLLNKIRQDNFLAILGASGSGKSSVLRAGLVHQLKLGYKLANSRDWQILITVPTENPLKRLAELFVDSNLSQLDKAEQLGKAEGLLKEGAEGLRKLIQTAEVSRVVLIIDQFEEVFTLCQNNDEREKFFQCIFGALATTENKLCLILAMRVDFLGKCLEKHYSGLGKKIQENLITVTAMSEGQLREAIIKPADRVNLIVEEELVEEILRDVKGSPGILPLLQYTLTEIWKWKTDNCLKLTTYTKLGRIAGTLNKRATEVYNSFNEEEKETAKYIFLSLTQLGEGTENTRRRVLKRDLITNKHSETVIDNAVKKLADEKLIVTSEQVAKGSQLSREAVVDVAHEALIRNWDLLGKWLDESRSNLLEQRKIENDARAWQESGKKSDYLLQGFRLKEANKFQKESRDKYSLSTLAEAFIKKSISKKRNNLFKFLIIPLFGTGIVGFFLYR; encoded by the coding sequence ATGTTAAAAGATGCATTAGTTGTTGGTATTAATAGCTACCAAGCTGAAGGCTTAAGAAATCTCCAAGCCTCTGCTGAGGATGCTGAAGCGATCGCACGTATCCTCGAACAACATGGTGAATTTAACATTCAAAGATTACCTGAAGCTATAACAAGAGATACGAAGAAACCCTATATTGGTAAAGAAATTCAAGTTAGTTTAACTCAATTACAAGATGCTTTAATCAAACTATTCAATCCACAAGGGCGCAATATCCCCGACACAGCGTTATTTTACTTTTCAGGGCATGGAATCCGCAGCACATCGGGAATTACAGAAGGATTTTTAGCTAGCAGTAATGTCGATCCGAATCAAAGATTTTATAGTTTATCTTTGCAATGGTTGCGTCGTTTACTGCAAGAAAGTCCAATTAAACAGCAAATTATTTGGTTAGATTGTTGTCATAGTGGGGAATTACTTAACTTTAATGAAGCCGATCCTGGTGATGTTGGTCAAGCTAGAGATCGTAGTTTCATTGCAGCTTCTAGAGAATTTGAACAGGCTTATGAAGATTTAGGCGATCGCTACAGTGTTTTAACTAAAGTTCTTTTAGAAGGATTAGATCCTACTCGTTGTCCTCAACAATGGATAACTAACATCAGTTTAGTGGATTTTATTGATAAGAATTTAAAGAATGCCACTCAAAGACCAATTTATAGTAACTTTGGCGCACCGATTGATTTAACTCGCACTTTAACAGCAACAGAAACCATAACACAAACACAAGCAACGACAGAAATTTGTCCCTATAAAGGATTGCAGTATTTTGAAAGCGATGACGCTGACTATTTTTATGGACGAGAAGAATTAACCGACACCCTACTCAATAAAATTAGACAAGATAATTTTCTCGCTATATTAGGGGCTTCTGGTAGTGGTAAATCTTCGGTACTCAGGGCGGGATTAGTCCATCAGTTAAAACTAGGATATAAACTAGCTAATTCTAGAGATTGGCAAATTTTAATTACCGTCCCCACCGAAAATCCCCTCAAAAGATTAGCAGAATTATTTGTTGACTCGAATTTATCTCAATTAGATAAAGCAGAACAATTAGGCAAAGCAGAAGGATTATTAAAAGAAGGCGCGGAAGGATTACGCAAATTAATACAAACTGCTGAAGTTAGCCGTGTCGTTCTAATTATCGACCAGTTTGAGGAAGTATTTACCTTGTGTCAAAACAATGACGAACGAGAGAAGTTTTTTCAGTGCATCTTCGGGGCGTTGGCAACAACTGAAAATAAACTCTGCCTCATTCTTGCCATGCGGGTGGATTTTTTGGGTAAGTGTCTGGAAAAGCATTACAGCGGACTGGGGAAAAAGATACAGGAGAATTTAATTACTGTTACTGCTATGTCTGAAGGGCAGTTAAGAGAAGCAATTATTAAACCTGCTGATCGAGTCAACCTGATAGTAGAAGAAGAATTAGTCGAAGAAATACTCAGGGATGTCAAAGGTTCACCAGGAATTTTACCATTACTTCAATATACCTTAACCGAAATCTGGAAATGGAAAACCGATAATTGCTTAAAACTGACTACCTATACAAAATTAGGCAGAATAGCTGGCACCTTAAATAAACGGGCAACGGAAGTATATAACTCATTTAATGAAGAAGAAAAAGAAACAGCTAAATATATCTTTTTGTCGCTTACTCAGCTAGGAGAAGGAACAGAAAATACTCGAAGAAGGGTATTAAAACGAGATTTAATTACTAATAAACATTCTGAAACTGTTATCGATAATGCAGTTAAAAAATTAGCAGATGAAAAGTTAATTGTCACTAGCGAACAAGTAGCCAAAGGTTCTCAATTAAGCAGAGAAGCAGTAGTTGATGTTGCCCATGAAGCATTAATTAGGAATTGGGATTTATTGGGCAAATGGTTAGATGAAAGTAGGAGTAATCTTTTAGAACAAAGAAAGATTGAAAACGATGCACGAGCATGGCAAGAGTCAGGCAAGAAAAGTGATTATTTATTACAAGGATTTCGTTTAAAAGAAGCCAATAAATTTCAAAAAGAATCGAGGGATAAATATTCTTTGTCAACCTTGGCAGAAGCTTTTATCAAAAAAAGTATTAGTAAAAAACGTAACAATTTATTCAAGTTTTTGATAATTCCTTTATTTGGCACAGGAATTGTTGGATTTTTTCTTTATCGATAA
- the panB gene encoding 3-methyl-2-oxobutanoate hydroxymethyltransferase: MAVTLQQLTQWKESGRSIISLTAWEYSLAQILDRAGVDLILVGDSLAMVGLGHSSTLPVTLDEMIHHAKAVCRGVKHALVVCDLPFMSYQVSVTQAMEAAGRVMKETGASAVKLEGGQPMIVEIVRELTTIGIPVMGHVGLTPQSFRILGYKQQGQTQAEAEMIIDQAIALAQAGAFSIVLEHIPSDLAAIITDKIAIPTIGIGAGNKCDGQVLVTADLLGLSARKPPFAKSYVNLRQIITDAVEDFTQEVQQQKFPQS, encoded by the coding sequence ATGGCAGTAACTTTACAGCAATTAACTCAGTGGAAAGAGTCAGGACGCTCAATTATTTCCCTTACAGCTTGGGAATACAGCTTAGCGCAGATCTTAGATCGAGCAGGAGTAGATCTGATTCTTGTGGGCGATTCCTTGGCAATGGTAGGTTTGGGTCATTCGAGTACTTTGCCTGTAACTCTTGATGAGATGATCCATCATGCTAAAGCAGTCTGTCGTGGAGTTAAACATGCCTTAGTCGTTTGCGATCTACCGTTTATGAGCTATCAGGTTAGCGTAACTCAGGCAATGGAAGCAGCAGGAAGAGTAATGAAAGAAACTGGCGCGTCGGCAGTTAAACTAGAAGGCGGACAGCCGATGATTGTAGAGATCGTTCGAGAATTAACGACAATTGGCATTCCTGTCATGGGTCATGTGGGTTTGACTCCCCAGTCGTTTCGGATTTTGGGCTACAAACAGCAGGGACAGACTCAAGCAGAAGCAGAAATGATTATCGATCAGGCGATCGCTTTAGCTCAAGCAGGAGCATTTAGCATTGTTTTAGAGCATATTCCCAGCGATCTGGCGGCAATTATTACGGATAAAATTGCTATTCCCACGATTGGTATTGGCGCAGGCAATAAATGTGATGGTCAGGTCTTAGTTACCGCCGATCTATTAGGCTTGTCCGCCAGAAAACCACCTTTTGCTAAGTCTTATGTTAATCTCAGGCAGATAATTACCGATGCCGTCGAAGATTTTACTCAAGAAGTACAGCAGCAAAAATTCCCTCAATCATAG
- a CDS encoding pentapeptide repeat-containing protein has translation MNSWGESLKNTPLEKVNLSNIDLPDADLNGANLNGANLRSANLRSANLRSADLVGANLNGAFLYDANLVGANLRSADLVGANLRSANLNGADLNGADLVGADLVDANLNGAYLRSADLNGAYLNGANLRNADLVDAYLNGALLNGALLNGADLRGANLRGAKNLTNSQIKSACFWDQAIYKGHFDYKYNEWVTDEKANQQYIDQLKKDKSSDPETPPDC, from the coding sequence TTGAATTCTTGGGGAGAATCTTTGAAAAATACGCCTTTAGAGAAAGTAAATCTATCAAACATCGATCTTCCTGATGCCGACCTCAATGGTGCCAACCTCAATGGTGCCAACCTCAGGAGTGCCAACCTCAGGAGTGCCAACCTCAGGAGTGCCGACCTCGTTGGTGCCAACCTCAATGGTGCCTTCCTCTATGATGCCAACCTCGTTGGTGCCAACCTCAGGAGTGCCGACCTCGTTGGTGCCAACCTCAGGAGTGCCAACCTCAATGGTGCCGACCTCAATGGTGCCGACCTCGTTGGTGCCGACCTCGTTGATGCCAACCTCAATGGTGCCTACCTCAGGAGTGCCGACCTCAATGGTGCCTACCTCAATGGTGCCAACCTCAGGAATGCCGACCTCGTTGATGCCTACCTCAATGGTGCCTTACTCAATGGTGCCTTACTCAATGGTGCCGACCTCAGGGGTGCCAACCTCAGGGGTGCCAAAAACCTAACCAACTCTCAAATCAAATCTGCTTGTTTCTGGGATCAAGCCATTTATAAAGGACATTTTGATTATAAATATAATGAATGGGTTACTGACGAGAAAGCCAATCAGCAATACATAGACCAACTTAAAAAAGACAAATCCTCCGATCCCGAAACTCCACCAGATTGCTAG
- a CDS encoding rhodanese-related sulfurtransferase, translated as MTYLIATFYKFANISDLKAKKQQILTLCQSQELKGTIILAEEGINGTIAGQEKAIATVLTQLRSLPNLADLEHKESTAQKLPFVRLKVKIKSEIVTLGLPAVNPNQQVGTYVNPQDWNQVIADPEVVVIDTRNDYEIEIGSFKRAKNPNTQSFREFPQYIAQNLNPQENPKVAMFCTGGIRCEKASSYLLSQGFKEVYHLKGGILKYLENISPEESMWEGECFVFDERVAVKEGLEIGSYELCYACGHPISAADKKSPQYESHISCPHCYEQLTPAKKARQVNRRRARETEKTRESNF; from the coding sequence ATGACTTATTTAATTGCTACTTTCTATAAATTCGCGAATATTTCGGATTTAAAAGCTAAAAAACAGCAAATCTTGACATTGTGTCAATCACAGGAGCTAAAGGGGACGATTATCTTAGCCGAAGAAGGTATTAACGGCACGATCGCAGGCCAGGAAAAAGCGATCGCCACTGTCTTAACTCAGCTTCGTAGTTTGCCTAATTTAGCCGATCTTGAACACAAAGAATCGACTGCGCAAAAGCTTCCTTTTGTCAGACTAAAGGTCAAAATAAAATCAGAAATCGTGACTCTCGGCTTACCAGCGGTTAACCCTAATCAACAGGTAGGTACTTATGTTAATCCTCAAGATTGGAATCAGGTGATCGCCGATCCTGAAGTGGTGGTCATTGATACGAGAAACGACTATGAAATAGAAATAGGCAGCTTTAAGCGAGCTAAGAACCCCAATACTCAATCTTTTCGCGAGTTTCCTCAATACATCGCGCAAAACCTCAATCCGCAAGAAAATCCTAAAGTAGCAATGTTCTGTACTGGGGGAATTCGGTGCGAAAAAGCTTCTTCCTATCTGCTGTCTCAAGGATTTAAAGAGGTCTATCACCTTAAAGGTGGAATTTTAAAATATCTGGAAAATATATCTCCCGAAGAAAGTATGTGGGAGGGAGAATGTTTTGTTTTTGACGAGCGGGTTGCTGTCAAGGAAGGTTTAGAAATCGGTAGTTACGAGCTTTGCTATGCCTGTGGCCATCCCATTTCAGCGGCAGACAAAAAATCTCCTCAATATGAATCCCATATTTCTTGCCCTCACTGTTACGAGCAGCTAACTCCAGCCAAAAAAGCCCGTCAAGTAAACCGTCGTCGAGCTAGAGAAACTGAAAAAACCAGAGAATCTAACTTTTGA